In the Juglans microcarpa x Juglans regia isolate MS1-56 chromosome 6D, Jm3101_v1.0, whole genome shotgun sequence genome, one interval contains:
- the LOC121236194 gene encoding sodium/hydrogen exchanger 4 isoform X1, translating to MQPFTRVNTNYKVYIHEAPFPGQILSLSPLRTAAELAETATMVVSEYVRNLGSDHEQVVPVTVFVAVLCLCLVIGHLLEENRCVNESIIAIFIGCIAGTIILLLSKGKSSHILTFNEELFFIYLLPPIIFNAGFQVKKKQFFQNFLTIMSFGVIGVFIAAIIITAGSWWLFPKLGFVGLTARDYVAVGTIFSSTDTVCTLQVLHQDETPLLYSLVFGEGVVNDATTVVLFNAVQKLDISRIDSRTALHVIGDFFYLFLASTALGIMAGLVTSYVLKTLTFGRHSSVREIALMILMAYLSYILAELLQLSGILTVFFCGILMSHYAWHNLSENSRITTRHLFATMSFIAETFIFLFVGMDALDIEMWRMTKLSFGTSMSIYSTLILLVLLGRAAFVFPLSVLSNYMNRRAKRTSVITFKHQIIIWWAGLMRGAVSIALAFKQFTYSGVTSDPINATMITNTIVIVLFSTLVFGFLTKPLISYLIPHYETIKIGHQESSSPREDLNTPLISLEEPATSNITRAKDSLSMLIERPVCTIHFYWRKFDDAYMRPIFGGPVTSQSEC from the exons ATGCAGCCTTTCACACGTGTCAACACCAACTACAAAGTATATATTCACGAGGCGCCGTTTCCCGggcaaattctctctctctctccacttcgAACTGCTGCAGAGCTAGCGGAAACGGCAACGATGGTGGTGTCTGAATATGTAAGAAACCTCGGGAGCGACCATGAACAGGTGGTTCCAGTAACGGTGTTCGTGGCTGTTCTTTGTTTGTGCTTAGTCATCGGTCACTTGCTCGAAGAAAACCGCTGCGTTAACGAGTCTATAATTGCCATTTTTATt GGATGCATAGCCGGAACTATAATCTTACTTCTGAGCAAGGGGAAGAGCTCTCACATCCTTACATTCAACGAAGAATTGTTCTTCATATATCTCCTTCCACCAATCATTTTCAATGCTGG ATTCCAGGTGAAGAAAAAACAGTTCTTCCAAAATTTCCTAACCATCATGTCGTTTGGGGTGATTGGCGTTTTTATTGCAGCAATAATTATTACAGCTG GCAGCTGGTGGCTGTTTCCTAAGCTGGGCTTTGTTGGTCTGACCGCACGAGACTATGTTG CTGTAGGTACTATATTTTCATCAACTGATACAGTGTGTACACTGCAG GTTCTCCATCAAGACGAAACTCCTTTGCTGTACAGCCTAGTTTTTGGGGAAGGAGTTGTGAATGATGCGACGACAGTTGTTCTCTTCAATGCAGTTCAGAAGCTTGATATTTCAAGAATTGATAGTAGGACGGCACTTCACGTTATTGGAGATTTCTTTTACCTTTTCTTGGCAAGTACTGCTCTTGGAATCATG GCTGGACTTGTGACATCGTATGTTCTTAAGACCTTAACTTTTGGAAG ACATTCCAGTGTTCGTGAAATTGCTTTGATGATTTTAATGGCATATCTCTCCTACATTTTGGCAGAG CTGCTGCAACTTAGTGGAATTCTCACTGTTTTCTTCTGTGGAATTCTGATGTCACACTATGCATGGCATAATCTTTCTGAGAATTCAAGAATCACGACCAG GCATCTATTTGCAACAATGTCATTTATTGCAGAAACATTCATATTTCTCTTTGTGGGAATGGATGCTCTTGACATTGAAATGTGGAGGATGACCAAATTAAG CTTTGGGACTTCAATGAGCATCTATAGTACCTTAATCTTACTAGTATTGCTTGGCCGTGCTGCAtttgtttttcctctctctGTTCTTTCCAATTACATGAATAGAAGAGCCAAGAGAACATCAGTAATCACATTTAAACACCAG ATAATCATTTGGTGGGCCGGGCTAATGAGAGGGGCAGTCTCTATTGCATTGGCTTTCAAACAG TTCACATATTCTGGTGTCACATCGGATCCGATCAATGCTACAATGATTACCAACACCATTGTCATAGTCCTCTTCAGTACGCTA GTGTTCGGTTTTCTAACCAAACCACTTATAAGCTATCTGATTCCCCACTATGAAACTATCAAAATTGGGCATCAAGAATCATCCTCTCCGAGAGAGGACTTGAACACGCCTTTGATCTCCTTGGAAGAACCTGCCACAAGCAACATAACCCGTGCAAAGGATAGTTTATCCATGCTGATAGAAAGGCCTGTGTGCACCATACATTTCTATTGGAGGAAATTTGATGATGCCTACATGAGACCCATATTTGGAGGACCTGTTACAAGCCAGTCGGAGTGTTAA
- the LOC121236194 gene encoding sodium/hydrogen exchanger 4 isoform X2: MVVSEYVRNLGSDHEQVVPVTVFVAVLCLCLVIGHLLEENRCVNESIIAIFIGCIAGTIILLLSKGKSSHILTFNEELFFIYLLPPIIFNAGFQVKKKQFFQNFLTIMSFGVIGVFIAAIIITAGSWWLFPKLGFVGLTARDYVAVGTIFSSTDTVCTLQVGWVCNYSLSFNCVQKLDISRIDSRTALHVIGDFFYLFLASTALGIMAGLVTSYVLKTLTFGRHSSVREIALMILMAYLSYILAELLQLSGILTVFFCGILMSHYAWHNLSENSRITTRHLFATMSFIAETFIFLFVGMDALDIEMWRMTKLSFGTSMSIYSTLILLVLLGRAAFVFPLSVLSNYMNRRAKRTSVITFKHQIIIWWAGLMRGAVSIALAFKQFTYSGVTSDPINATMITNTIVIVLFSTLVFGFLTKPLISYLIPHYETIKIGHQESSSPREDLNTPLISLEEPATSNITRAKDSLSMLIERPVCTIHFYWRKFDDAYMRPIFGGPVTSQSEC; encoded by the exons ATGGTGGTGTCTGAATATGTAAGAAACCTCGGGAGCGACCATGAACAGGTGGTTCCAGTAACGGTGTTCGTGGCTGTTCTTTGTTTGTGCTTAGTCATCGGTCACTTGCTCGAAGAAAACCGCTGCGTTAACGAGTCTATAATTGCCATTTTTATt GGATGCATAGCCGGAACTATAATCTTACTTCTGAGCAAGGGGAAGAGCTCTCACATCCTTACATTCAACGAAGAATTGTTCTTCATATATCTCCTTCCACCAATCATTTTCAATGCTGG ATTCCAGGTGAAGAAAAAACAGTTCTTCCAAAATTTCCTAACCATCATGTCGTTTGGGGTGATTGGCGTTTTTATTGCAGCAATAATTATTACAGCTG GCAGCTGGTGGCTGTTTCCTAAGCTGGGCTTTGTTGGTCTGACCGCACGAGACTATGTTG CTGTAGGTACTATATTTTCATCAACTGATACAGTGTGTACACTGCAGGTTGGTTGGGTTTGTAATTATTCACTTTCTTTTAATTGCG TTCAGAAGCTTGATATTTCAAGAATTGATAGTAGGACGGCACTTCACGTTATTGGAGATTTCTTTTACCTTTTCTTGGCAAGTACTGCTCTTGGAATCATG GCTGGACTTGTGACATCGTATGTTCTTAAGACCTTAACTTTTGGAAG ACATTCCAGTGTTCGTGAAATTGCTTTGATGATTTTAATGGCATATCTCTCCTACATTTTGGCAGAG CTGCTGCAACTTAGTGGAATTCTCACTGTTTTCTTCTGTGGAATTCTGATGTCACACTATGCATGGCATAATCTTTCTGAGAATTCAAGAATCACGACCAG GCATCTATTTGCAACAATGTCATTTATTGCAGAAACATTCATATTTCTCTTTGTGGGAATGGATGCTCTTGACATTGAAATGTGGAGGATGACCAAATTAAG CTTTGGGACTTCAATGAGCATCTATAGTACCTTAATCTTACTAGTATTGCTTGGCCGTGCTGCAtttgtttttcctctctctGTTCTTTCCAATTACATGAATAGAAGAGCCAAGAGAACATCAGTAATCACATTTAAACACCAG ATAATCATTTGGTGGGCCGGGCTAATGAGAGGGGCAGTCTCTATTGCATTGGCTTTCAAACAG TTCACATATTCTGGTGTCACATCGGATCCGATCAATGCTACAATGATTACCAACACCATTGTCATAGTCCTCTTCAGTACGCTA GTGTTCGGTTTTCTAACCAAACCACTTATAAGCTATCTGATTCCCCACTATGAAACTATCAAAATTGGGCATCAAGAATCATCCTCTCCGAGAGAGGACTTGAACACGCCTTTGATCTCCTTGGAAGAACCTGCCACAAGCAACATAACCCGTGCAAAGGATAGTTTATCCATGCTGATAGAAAGGCCTGTGTGCACCATACATTTCTATTGGAGGAAATTTGATGATGCCTACATGAGACCCATATTTGGAGGACCTGTTACAAGCCAGTCGGAGTGTTAA
- the LOC121236194 gene encoding sodium/hydrogen exchanger 4 isoform X4: MHSRNYNLTSEQGEELSHPYIQRRIVLHISPSTNHFQCWIPGEEKTVLPKFPNHHVVWGDWRFYCSNNYYSCWWLFPKLGFVGLTARDYVAVGTIFSSTDTVCTLQVLHQDETPLLYSLVFGEGVVNDATTVVLFNAVQKLDISRIDSRTALHVIGDFFYLFLASTALGIMAGLVTSYVLKTLTFGRHSSVREIALMILMAYLSYILAELLQLSGILTVFFCGILMSHYAWHNLSENSRITTRHLFATMSFIAETFIFLFVGMDALDIEMWRMTKLSFGTSMSIYSTLILLVLLGRAAFVFPLSVLSNYMNRRAKRTSVITFKHQIIIWWAGLMRGAVSIALAFKQFTYSGVTSDPINATMITNTIVIVLFSTLVFGFLTKPLISYLIPHYETIKIGHQESSSPREDLNTPLISLEEPATSNITRAKDSLSMLIERPVCTIHFYWRKFDDAYMRPIFGGPVTSQSEC; this comes from the exons ATGCATAGCCGGAACTATAATCTTACTTCTGAGCAAGGGGAAGAGCTCTCACATCCTTACATTCAACGAAGAATTGTTCTTCATATATCTCCTTCCACCAATCATTTTCAATGCTGG ATTCCAGGTGAAGAAAAAACAGTTCTTCCAAAATTTCCTAACCATCATGTCGTTTGGGGTGATTGGCGTTTTTATTGCAGCAATAATTATTACAGCTG CTGGTGGCTGTTTCCTAAGCTGGGCTTTGTTGGTCTGACCGCACGAGACTATGTTG CTGTAGGTACTATATTTTCATCAACTGATACAGTGTGTACACTGCAG GTTCTCCATCAAGACGAAACTCCTTTGCTGTACAGCCTAGTTTTTGGGGAAGGAGTTGTGAATGATGCGACGACAGTTGTTCTCTTCAATGCAGTTCAGAAGCTTGATATTTCAAGAATTGATAGTAGGACGGCACTTCACGTTATTGGAGATTTCTTTTACCTTTTCTTGGCAAGTACTGCTCTTGGAATCATG GCTGGACTTGTGACATCGTATGTTCTTAAGACCTTAACTTTTGGAAG ACATTCCAGTGTTCGTGAAATTGCTTTGATGATTTTAATGGCATATCTCTCCTACATTTTGGCAGAG CTGCTGCAACTTAGTGGAATTCTCACTGTTTTCTTCTGTGGAATTCTGATGTCACACTATGCATGGCATAATCTTTCTGAGAATTCAAGAATCACGACCAG GCATCTATTTGCAACAATGTCATTTATTGCAGAAACATTCATATTTCTCTTTGTGGGAATGGATGCTCTTGACATTGAAATGTGGAGGATGACCAAATTAAG CTTTGGGACTTCAATGAGCATCTATAGTACCTTAATCTTACTAGTATTGCTTGGCCGTGCTGCAtttgtttttcctctctctGTTCTTTCCAATTACATGAATAGAAGAGCCAAGAGAACATCAGTAATCACATTTAAACACCAG ATAATCATTTGGTGGGCCGGGCTAATGAGAGGGGCAGTCTCTATTGCATTGGCTTTCAAACAG TTCACATATTCTGGTGTCACATCGGATCCGATCAATGCTACAATGATTACCAACACCATTGTCATAGTCCTCTTCAGTACGCTA GTGTTCGGTTTTCTAACCAAACCACTTATAAGCTATCTGATTCCCCACTATGAAACTATCAAAATTGGGCATCAAGAATCATCCTCTCCGAGAGAGGACTTGAACACGCCTTTGATCTCCTTGGAAGAACCTGCCACAAGCAACATAACCCGTGCAAAGGATAGTTTATCCATGCTGATAGAAAGGCCTGTGTGCACCATACATTTCTATTGGAGGAAATTTGATGATGCCTACATGAGACCCATATTTGGAGGACCTGTTACAAGCCAGTCGGAGTGTTAA
- the LOC121236192 gene encoding glycerophosphodiester phosphodiesterase GDPDL3-like → MRNSLGRTFFLLLLLLHSLVVMTLVSAQGSNKTTLWPTLSGNPPLVIARGGFSGLFPDSSSIAYALALQVSVPDVLLWCDVQLTKDGAGICVPDTRLENATNIAEVLRNKNKVYLFNGVPTRGWFSVDFTLNELANVSLTQGVYSRTNKFDGNSLQILTVQDLAKTTKPQPGIWLNIQYDAFFKQHNLSMRSFVLSVSRSVVVGYISSPEVGFLRSITTRLNPRTTKLVFRFLGQDELEPSTNQTYGSLLKNLTFIKTFASGILVPKAYIWPVDGSLYLQPHTSVVVDAHKAGLEVFASDFANDVPFSFNYSYDPVSESLSFIDNGDFSVDGMLTDFPITPSQARDCFAHQGKNASAQAKPLVISKCGASGDYPGCTDLAFMQAIADGVDVLDCPVQLSKDGTPFCLSSINLIDSTLVAQSSFMNLLTSIPKIKTGSGIFTFSLTWSQIQTLTPAIANPYNNYRLFRNPKFRKAGKFLKLSEFLAMSKNASSLTGVLISIEHAAYLAEEQRLSVTDAVIDALSKAGYDNQTCLKVMIQSSDSSVLMKIKDQKNYERVYKVDKNIRNALNSTIKNIKTFADSVVVSKMSVFPERQAFLTGATDTVSKLQSFRLPVYVETFSNEFVSQAWDFFSDANMEINSFVMGANVDGVITDFPKTAARYKRNRCLGLGNETPSYMTSVQPRQLMQIISQAYMPTAEAPYPVLTIADVAEPPLPSVSARAAASRPGGGSSSIIKSSKWDDLMSWINKLL, encoded by the exons ATGCGTAATTCACTTGGTCGCAcgttctttcttcttcttcttctgcttcacTCGTTGGTGGTCATGACTCTGGTCTCTGCTCAGGGATCTAACAAGACCACTCTCTGGCCTACACTTAGCG GTAATCCGCCTTTGGTCATTGCACGCGGTGGGTTTTCAGGGCTATTTCCTGATTCTAGTTCAATTGCCTATGCCCTGGCACTTCAAGTTAGTGTACCCGATGTACTCTTATGGTGTGATGTGCAATTGACAAAGGATGGAGCCGGGATTTGTGTGCCGGATACCAGGCTGGAAAATGCCACGAACATTGCGGAAGTTCTCAGAAACAAGAATAAGGTTTACCTTTTCAATGGAGTTCCAACCCGAGGATGGTTTTCTGTGGATTTCACCCTCAATGAGCTAGCAAATGTCTCCC TAACACAAGGAGTCTATTCTCGAACTAATAAGTTTGATGGAAATAGCTTGCAAATTCTCACCGTTCAAGATTTGGCTAAAACAACAAAACCACAACCAGGCATATGGTTGAACATTCAG TATGATGCATTCTTCAAGCAACACAATTTGAGCATGCGAAGCTTTGTTCTTTCTGTGTCGAGAAGTGTGGTAGTAGGCTATATTTCATCACCAGAGGTGGGTTTCCTAAGAAGTATTACGACACGATTAAATCCAAGAACCACAAAACTGGTCTTCAGGTTTCTAGGACAAGATGAGCTTGAGCCTTCAACTAACCAGACGTATGGTTCTCTGTTAAAGAATCTTACGTTTATCAAGACATTTGCCTCTGGAATTCTTGTTCCCAAGGCTTACATATGGCCTGTAGATGGCAGTCTTTATTTGCAACCTCATACCTCTGTTGTCGTGGATGCTCATAAGGCAGGGCTAGAAGTTTTTGCATCTGATTTTGCAAATGATGTTCCTTTTAGCTTCAATTACAGTTATGATCCAGTATCTGAGTCGTTGTCTTTCATTGACAATGGTGACTTCTCTGTTGATGGCATGCTGACCGACTTCCCAATTACTCCATCGCAAGCTAGAG ATTGCTTTGCTCATCAAGGCAAAAATGCTTCAGCGCAAG CAAAGCCTTTGGTTATCTCTAAATGTGGAGCAAGTGGAGATTACCCTGGTTGTACAGACTTGGCATTTATGCAAGCTATTGCAGATGGCGTAGATGTACTTGACTGCCCTGTTCAATTGTCGAAGGATGGGACACCATTTTGCTTAAGCTCAATAAATCTGATTGATAGTACACTAGTTGCTCAATCAAGTTTCATGAACCTTTTAACAAGTATCCCAAAGATTAAGACTGGCAGTGGAATATTTACCTTCAGCCTGACATGGAGTCAGATTCAAACCTTAACAC CGGCAATAGCAAACCCTTACAACAATTATAGATTGTTCCGGAATCCAAAGTTCAGAAAGGCTGGAAAGTTTCTTAAATTGTCTGAATTTTTGGCCATGTCAAAGAATGCAAGCTCTCTTACTGGTGTCTTGATCAGCATAGAA CATGCGGCCTACCTTGCAGAGGAGCAAAGATTGAGTGTAACTGATGCAGTCATCGATGCCTTGAGCAAAGCTGGTTATGATAACCAGACATGCTTGAAAGTTATGATTCAGTCCAGTGATAGCTCAGTTCTAATGAAAATCAAGGACCAAAAAAATTATGAGCGGGTGTACAAGGTTGACAAGAATATTCGTAATGCTCTCAACTCAACCATTAAGAACATAAAGACGTTTGCTGATTCTGTGGTTGTCAGCAAGATGTCTGTCTTTCCTGAAAGACAGGCATTCCTCACTGGTGCTACTGATACTGTGTCAAAGCTACAATCATTTAGGCTCCCGGTGTATGTAGAAACCTTCAGCAATGAGTTTGTGTCTCAAGCATgggacttcttctcagatgcaAACATGGAGATCAACTCATTTGTCATGGGGGCAAACGTTGATGGTGTGATCACTGACTTCCCTAAGACAGCTGCCAGATACAAAA GGAATCGCTGCTTAGGTTTGGGCAATGAAACACCTTCTTACATGACCTCTGTTCAGCCTCGCCAACTCATGCAAATCATTAGTCAAGCCTATATGCCAACAGCTGAGGCTCCATATCCTGTCCTGACAATTGCTGACGTGGCAGAGCCACCTTTGCCCTCTGTTTCAGCCAGAGCCGCAGCTTCCAGGCCAGGTGGTGGATCTAGTAGCATTATCAAGTCAAGTAAATGGGATGATTTGATGAGCTGGATAAATAAATTACTGTAA
- the LOC121236194 gene encoding sodium/hydrogen exchanger 4 isoform X3 codes for MVVSEYVRNLGSDHEQVVPVTVFVAVLCLCLVIGHLLEENRCVNESIIAIFIGCIAGTIILLLSKGKSSHILTFNEELFFIYLLPPIIFNAGFQVKKKQFFQNFLTIMSFGVIGVFIAAIIITAGSWWLFPKLGFVGLTARDYVGWLVQKLDISRIDSRTALHVIGDFFYLFLASTALGIMAGLVTSYVLKTLTFGRHSSVREIALMILMAYLSYILAELLQLSGILTVFFCGILMSHYAWHNLSENSRITTRHLFATMSFIAETFIFLFVGMDALDIEMWRMTKLSFGTSMSIYSTLILLVLLGRAAFVFPLSVLSNYMNRRAKRTSVITFKHQIIIWWAGLMRGAVSIALAFKQFTYSGVTSDPINATMITNTIVIVLFSTLVFGFLTKPLISYLIPHYETIKIGHQESSSPREDLNTPLISLEEPATSNITRAKDSLSMLIERPVCTIHFYWRKFDDAYMRPIFGGPVTSQSEC; via the exons ATGGTGGTGTCTGAATATGTAAGAAACCTCGGGAGCGACCATGAACAGGTGGTTCCAGTAACGGTGTTCGTGGCTGTTCTTTGTTTGTGCTTAGTCATCGGTCACTTGCTCGAAGAAAACCGCTGCGTTAACGAGTCTATAATTGCCATTTTTATt GGATGCATAGCCGGAACTATAATCTTACTTCTGAGCAAGGGGAAGAGCTCTCACATCCTTACATTCAACGAAGAATTGTTCTTCATATATCTCCTTCCACCAATCATTTTCAATGCTGG ATTCCAGGTGAAGAAAAAACAGTTCTTCCAAAATTTCCTAACCATCATGTCGTTTGGGGTGATTGGCGTTTTTATTGCAGCAATAATTATTACAGCTG GCAGCTGGTGGCTGTTTCCTAAGCTGGGCTTTGTTGGTCTGACCGCACGAGACTATGTTG GTTGGTTGG TTCAGAAGCTTGATATTTCAAGAATTGATAGTAGGACGGCACTTCACGTTATTGGAGATTTCTTTTACCTTTTCTTGGCAAGTACTGCTCTTGGAATCATG GCTGGACTTGTGACATCGTATGTTCTTAAGACCTTAACTTTTGGAAG ACATTCCAGTGTTCGTGAAATTGCTTTGATGATTTTAATGGCATATCTCTCCTACATTTTGGCAGAG CTGCTGCAACTTAGTGGAATTCTCACTGTTTTCTTCTGTGGAATTCTGATGTCACACTATGCATGGCATAATCTTTCTGAGAATTCAAGAATCACGACCAG GCATCTATTTGCAACAATGTCATTTATTGCAGAAACATTCATATTTCTCTTTGTGGGAATGGATGCTCTTGACATTGAAATGTGGAGGATGACCAAATTAAG CTTTGGGACTTCAATGAGCATCTATAGTACCTTAATCTTACTAGTATTGCTTGGCCGTGCTGCAtttgtttttcctctctctGTTCTTTCCAATTACATGAATAGAAGAGCCAAGAGAACATCAGTAATCACATTTAAACACCAG ATAATCATTTGGTGGGCCGGGCTAATGAGAGGGGCAGTCTCTATTGCATTGGCTTTCAAACAG TTCACATATTCTGGTGTCACATCGGATCCGATCAATGCTACAATGATTACCAACACCATTGTCATAGTCCTCTTCAGTACGCTA GTGTTCGGTTTTCTAACCAAACCACTTATAAGCTATCTGATTCCCCACTATGAAACTATCAAAATTGGGCATCAAGAATCATCCTCTCCGAGAGAGGACTTGAACACGCCTTTGATCTCCTTGGAAGAACCTGCCACAAGCAACATAACCCGTGCAAAGGATAGTTTATCCATGCTGATAGAAAGGCCTGTGTGCACCATACATTTCTATTGGAGGAAATTTGATGATGCCTACATGAGACCCATATTTGGAGGACCTGTTACAAGCCAGTCGGAGTGTTAA